From the Methylomonas sp. MK1 genome, one window contains:
- a CDS encoding DAHL domain-containing protein, with translation MTAISWPPRLIVAGLLLALTYLWLQSASPELERRNRLQTTLRIIELRDAELMRDILLARAGLLANYDSLTKAGQELLRLSQSLQTELQPANADAEKLMGKFADQLTATVQDSLVQIEYLKSDNALLRNSVMSFDEIGKNLRATAKPGDSAKLGNLWRLMFSFMDSPQPELANEIQQELDLLAGLASLSDDYRVLIAHGRLIIDVSPKVDTLLRQIIAQPIVSRVDDLQQALRQYSDSVEQQAGAYRLALYLVAVVLLAYLLYQFARLRANTLALRKAHANLQQETNERLQAESWLRESEARLRAITDSAHEAIISADMQGNIVSWNQGAQLMFGFTADRVLGQPFQQLLANPSPDFFEQIREEGAINRLNSPVLDSIALRQSSSEFPVELSLSSWTRGTERYLTAIIRDISARKHLEEIARQQELQLIQANKMTALGTLVSGVAHEINNPNQLILFNAGLLADIWSDALEILEDRYQASGEFSLGGLPYSEMRNSAAVLIHDINDGAKRIERIVAELKNYARPQSAEASVSFAINDVVERAVRLLKHLIDQKTQHFKTDFAENLPLSCGDPQQVEQVLVNLLINALEALPDPQKSVSVATKLLDDGGHVCVEVRDEGIGIAAEHIQQLCDPFFTTKQAKGGTGLGLAISASLLRAQGGRLSFSSLPGQGTCARVIFPLNTMPETDVNHAM, from the coding sequence ATGACTGCTATTTCCTGGCCGCCCAGGCTGATCGTCGCCGGTCTGTTGCTGGCCTTGACCTATCTCTGGCTACAAAGCGCCAGTCCGGAACTGGAAAGGCGTAACCGCCTGCAAACTACGCTGCGCATCATCGAATTGCGCGATGCCGAATTGATGCGCGATATTTTGCTGGCCCGTGCCGGTCTGCTCGCTAACTACGATTCACTAACCAAAGCCGGTCAGGAGTTGCTGCGTCTATCGCAGAGTTTGCAAACCGAATTGCAACCGGCAAATGCTGACGCCGAAAAACTAATGGGTAAATTCGCGGACCAGCTCACCGCGACTGTCCAGGATAGCTTGGTGCAAATCGAGTATCTCAAATCGGACAATGCCTTGCTGCGCAATTCGGTGATGTCCTTCGACGAGATCGGTAAGAACTTGCGGGCCACAGCAAAGCCCGGTGACAGCGCAAAGCTTGGCAATTTATGGCGCTTGATGTTCAGTTTCATGGACAGCCCGCAGCCGGAATTAGCCAACGAAATTCAGCAGGAGCTTGATCTGCTGGCCGGACTTGCTTCGTTGTCAGATGACTATCGGGTACTGATCGCCCATGGCCGGCTGATCATCGACGTATCGCCCAAAGTGGATACACTATTACGGCAGATCATTGCCCAGCCTATCGTCAGCCGGGTTGATGACTTGCAACAAGCCTTGCGCCAATACAGCGACAGTGTGGAGCAACAAGCCGGAGCCTATCGTTTGGCGCTGTATTTGGTCGCTGTGGTCCTACTGGCGTATTTGCTGTATCAATTTGCACGGCTCAGGGCGAACACACTGGCGTTACGAAAGGCTCACGCCAATTTGCAACAAGAAACCAACGAACGCTTGCAAGCGGAATCCTGGTTGCGAGAAAGTGAAGCCCGGCTGCGGGCTATCACCGACTCAGCCCATGAAGCGATTATCTCCGCGGACATGCAAGGTAATATCGTGTCCTGGAACCAGGGCGCGCAATTGATGTTCGGGTTTACGGCAGACCGGGTGTTGGGGCAGCCATTTCAGCAGTTGCTGGCAAACCCGTCGCCAGACTTTTTCGAACAAATCCGGGAAGAAGGGGCGATAAATCGACTTAATAGCCCGGTGCTGGATTCGATAGCTTTAAGGCAGAGCAGCAGCGAGTTTCCGGTCGAATTGTCCTTGTCCAGTTGGACGCGCGGAACAGAACGCTATCTGACTGCGATCATCCGCGACATCAGCGCCCGTAAACACTTGGAAGAAATAGCCCGCCAGCAAGAATTGCAGCTAATCCAAGCCAATAAGATGACGGCCTTGGGTACCTTGGTATCCGGCGTCGCCCACGAAATCAATAATCCCAATCAACTGATTTTGTTTAACGCCGGTTTGCTCGCCGATATTTGGAGCGATGCGCTGGAGATTTTGGAAGATCGCTATCAGGCGAGCGGTGAATTTTCGTTGGGCGGTTTGCCTTACAGCGAAATGCGTAATAGTGCGGCGGTGCTGATCCATGACATTAACGATGGTGCAAAACGTATCGAACGCATCGTCGCCGAACTGAAAAATTATGCCCGCCCGCAAAGTGCGGAGGCCTCGGTGTCTTTTGCTATCAATGACGTGGTGGAACGGGCAGTGCGCTTATTGAAACATTTGATAGACCAAAAAACGCAGCATTTCAAAACCGATTTTGCCGAAAACTTACCCTTGTCGTGCGGCGATCCGCAGCAGGTGGAGCAAGTGCTGGTCAATCTGCTGATCAATGCACTGGAAGCACTTCCGGACCCGCAAAAGTCTGTTAGCGTTGCCACCAAACTGCTGGACGACGGCGGGCACGTGTGTGTGGAAGTCCGCGACGAAGGCATTGGCATAGCCGCCGAGCATATCCAGCAACTATGCGACCCTTTCTTTACCACGAAGCAGGCCAAAGGCGGCACCGGGCTGGGTTTGGCAATCAGCGCCTCCTTGCTGCGCGCCCAGGGCGGCCGCTTGAGTTTCTCATCCTTGCCGGGTCAAGGCACCTGCGCTCGGGTTATTTTTCCGCTAAACACTATGCCTGAAACGGACGTTAATCATGCAATGTAA
- a CDS encoding sigma-54-dependent transcriptional regulator: protein MQCKDLGNLPILLVDDETQLLHSASLVLRSAGFAEVLTLDDSRAVLPLLATRSIGVIVLDLTMPHLSGKELLEQIAAEYPEILVIMMTATNDLQIAVQCMRSGASDYLLKPVEQNCLVAAVRRAVEARVLRAEFLSLKDRLLTNSPHEPGGFADIVTQSPAMFAIFRYIEAIAASPQPVLITGETGAGKELIARALHRLSGRPGDLVAVNVAGLDDTLFSDTLFGHAKGSFTGAERARDGLIASTGEGTLFLDEIGDLSIASQVKLLRLLQDGSFYPIGADRPRQSRARIIVATHCDVRRQVELGAFRKDLYFRLRTHHIQLPPLRERREDLPQLTLHFVEKAADSLGKPSPSVPPALFQWLHNYAFPGNIRELEGMAFDAVARSQGAVLSLQSFKETIADQALMNADGDATDGLTALSGQFPERLPTLKEAEEALIAEALQRAQGNQGVAAGLLGISRQALNKRLIRRDAENF from the coding sequence ATGCAATGTAAAGACCTTGGCAACCTGCCTATCTTGTTGGTAGACGACGAAACGCAGTTGTTGCACAGCGCCAGTCTGGTATTGCGTAGCGCCGGTTTCGCGGAGGTGCTGACCCTGGACGACAGCCGGGCGGTGCTGCCTTTGCTGGCAACCCGGTCCATCGGCGTAATAGTGCTGGATCTAACCATGCCGCATCTGTCCGGCAAGGAGCTATTGGAGCAGATCGCCGCCGAGTATCCGGAAATCCTGGTGATCATGATGACCGCTACCAACGATTTGCAAATCGCGGTGCAGTGTATGCGTAGCGGCGCCAGCGATTATTTGCTAAAACCGGTGGAGCAAAATTGTCTGGTGGCTGCGGTGCGGCGTGCTGTGGAGGCCAGGGTGCTGCGCGCGGAGTTTTTGTCGCTGAAAGACCGTCTGTTAACCAACAGCCCGCACGAACCCGGCGGATTTGCCGACATCGTTACCCAAAGCCCGGCCATGTTTGCGATATTTCGTTACATCGAAGCCATTGCCGCCTCTCCGCAGCCGGTGCTGATCACCGGCGAAACAGGGGCCGGCAAAGAATTGATTGCTCGGGCCTTGCATCGTCTGTCCGGACGGCCGGGCGACTTGGTGGCGGTCAACGTCGCCGGTCTCGACGATACGCTGTTTTCCGACACGCTGTTCGGCCATGCCAAGGGCTCGTTCACCGGCGCCGAGCGGGCTCGGGACGGTTTGATCGCCAGTACCGGCGAGGGCACACTGTTTCTGGATGAAATTGGCGACCTCAGCATCGCTTCGCAGGTCAAGCTGTTGCGCTTATTGCAGGATGGCTCGTTTTATCCGATAGGCGCGGATCGCCCTCGGCAAAGCCGGGCGCGTATCATCGTTGCCACTCATTGCGATGTCAGACGGCAAGTCGAGCTCGGCGCCTTTCGCAAGGATTTATATTTCCGGTTGCGGACCCATCACATCCAACTGCCGCCGCTGCGCGAACGTCGGGAAGACTTGCCGCAACTGACGCTGCATTTCGTGGAAAAAGCTGCCGACAGCCTGGGAAAGCCATCGCCCAGCGTGCCTCCGGCGCTGTTTCAGTGGTTGCATAACTATGCGTTCCCCGGCAATATCCGCGAGCTGGAAGGCATGGCATTCGATGCGGTGGCTCGTAGTCAGGGCGCTGTGTTGTCCTTGCAGAGTTTCAAGGAGACCATTGCTGACCAAGCGCTGATGAATGCAGATGGCGATGCAACGGACGGACTGACCGCTTTGTCCGGCCAGTTTCCGGAGCGTTTGCCAACTCTGAAGGAAGCCGAAGAAGCGCTGATTGCCGAAGCATTACAGCGCGCCCAAGGCAATCAGGGTGTTGCCGCCGGTTTGCTGGGCATAAGCCGGCAGGCTTTAAACAAGCGCCTGATTCGCCGCGACGCGGAGAATTTCTGA
- the fba gene encoding class II fructose-bisphosphate aldolase (catalyzes the reversible aldol condensation of dihydroxyacetonephosphate and glyceraldehyde 3-phosphate in the Calvin cycle, glycolysis, and/or gluconeogenesis) — MALISLRQLLDYAAEHSFAVPAFNISNMEQVQAIMQAADACDSPVIMQGSAGANRYAGEVFLRHLILAAVEQYPHIPVVMHRDHAPSPDICAQAIQSGFSSVMMDGSLLEDMKTPAAFDYNVEVTSRVVNMAHACGVSVEGEIGCLGSLENQQDSNHSRLLTDPDEAVEFVEQTQIDALAVAIGTSHGAYKFSKPPTGEVLVISRLKTLQQRLPNMHFVMHGSSSVPQDWLQVINEYGGNIAETYGVPVAEIVEGIKYGVRKVNIDTDLRMASTGAIRRFVAQPENAAELDARKIYQAARDAMQTLCQARYEAFGSVGHAGKIKAKSLSEMAKRYK; from the coding sequence ATGGCTTTAATATCATTGCGACAACTTTTGGATTACGCGGCGGAACACAGCTTTGCCGTGCCGGCTTTTAACATCAGTAACATGGAGCAAGTACAGGCCATCATGCAGGCGGCCGATGCCTGCGATAGTCCGGTGATCATGCAAGGCTCGGCCGGGGCTAATCGTTATGCCGGCGAGGTGTTTTTGCGGCATTTGATATTGGCTGCTGTCGAGCAATATCCGCATATTCCGGTGGTGATGCACCGAGACCACGCGCCTTCGCCCGACATTTGTGCCCAGGCCATTCAATCCGGCTTTAGCTCGGTGATGATGGATGGCTCTTTGCTGGAGGACATGAAAACCCCGGCTGCTTTTGACTATAACGTCGAGGTGACCAGCCGTGTTGTGAACATGGCGCATGCCTGTGGCGTGTCGGTGGAAGGGGAAATCGGTTGCCTGGGCTCCTTGGAAAATCAGCAGGATTCGAATCATAGTCGCTTGCTGACCGATCCTGACGAGGCGGTAGAATTTGTCGAACAAACTCAAATCGATGCGTTGGCGGTGGCCATCGGCACCAGTCATGGCGCGTATAAATTCAGCAAGCCGCCCACCGGCGAAGTGTTGGTGATCAGCCGCTTAAAAACCTTGCAACAGCGTCTGCCGAATATGCATTTTGTCATGCACGGCTCCAGTTCGGTACCGCAAGACTGGCTGCAAGTCATCAACGAATACGGTGGCAATATTGCAGAAACCTATGGCGTGCCGGTTGCGGAAATTGTGGAAGGCATTAAATACGGGGTCCGCAAAGTCAATATCGATACCGACTTGCGCATGGCGTCCACCGGCGCGATTCGCCGCTTTGTCGCCCAGCCGGAAAATGCTGCGGAGTTGGACGCGCGCAAGATTTACCAGGCCGCCAGAGACGCCATGCAGACGCTTTGTCAGGCGCGTTACGAAGCATTCGGTTCGGTTGGGCATGCCGGTAAAATTAAAGCCAAATCGTTAAGCGAAATGGCGAAACGCTATAAGTGA
- a CDS encoding TonB-dependent receptor family protein — translation MKNALQLLTGLLVVGDVSLVFAESSVHSPAVGTESLKTGGQNIEKLPDIEVAESVEKAATFSGSTAVIDKQTLERDQVFTVNEALRKAPGVFVRDEEGFGIRPNIGIRGQNPFRSTKVLFLEDGLPFNFAPYGDNDIYYHPPIERYDGIEIYKGADLTQFGPQTLSGAVNYLTPKVPTKPGGFASFTGGNRDYLNGHVRYGGMFNDIPGVDSTGGTIDYIHKEGDGARDNTFAKLDDVNLKSIVDINAKHRLTLRGDFYQEDSQSTFGLTEAEYRSFGSRYNPFKNDRFTTNRWAASATHEYSFNTDATLETSFYWSGFHRDWWRQENQQPTDVVGCGTAFRSARMNGEAVNVDTDCPWVRGRLRDYETWGVAPTLHAKHDLFGVESQLDAGFRAHMETQYRRTEEGTSGTARSGTRSEFQERFAEAYSGFVQNKFIWRNWTATPGVRVESVGYERLNKLNGARGGSSVTEPLPSFAMTYSPIDEATLFFGVHRGFAPQRVEDTIGADGNSVEIDAEKSWNFEFGVRGRPLLGVKSELALFHHDFQVLTALGTVGGNDSPVAQGSALFEGVEFFNRVDLGDVFGWNHNPYLQIAYTWLPTAESTSAFRCMLRSNGTPQPESSCPSGNVYGSATGKRLPYAPENLLTATVGYAHPSGFDAHFETVFVDQQFGDFMNLQSGAQHPNGASSVEALSGQYGKVNEYIVVNFATSYKVQKNLTLHVSLKNMLDNDYLVDRVRGMLPGSPRLMQAGIKYEF, via the coding sequence ATGAAGAATGCCTTGCAATTATTAACAGGATTGTTAGTGGTTGGTGACGTGAGTTTGGTTTTTGCCGAATCATCAGTTCATTCGCCAGCTGTCGGAACGGAATCACTAAAAACGGGCGGGCAAAATATTGAGAAACTTCCTGATATCGAGGTGGCTGAAAGCGTTGAGAAAGCCGCGACCTTTTCCGGCTCGACGGCCGTAATCGATAAGCAAACCCTGGAGCGCGACCAAGTGTTTACCGTCAACGAAGCCTTGCGCAAGGCGCCCGGCGTGTTTGTCCGCGACGAAGAAGGTTTCGGCATTCGTCCCAATATCGGCATACGCGGCCAGAATCCGTTCCGCTCCACCAAGGTGTTGTTTCTGGAAGACGGCCTGCCGTTCAACTTCGCGCCTTATGGTGACAACGACATTTACTATCATCCGCCGATCGAGCGCTACGACGGTATTGAAATTTATAAAGGTGCGGATCTGACCCAGTTCGGCCCTCAAACTCTAAGTGGTGCGGTGAATTACCTGACACCGAAAGTGCCGACCAAACCTGGAGGTTTTGCCAGTTTTACCGGCGGCAATCGCGACTATTTGAACGGTCACGTTCGCTATGGCGGCATGTTCAATGACATTCCCGGCGTCGACAGCACCGGTGGCACCATCGACTACATCCACAAGGAAGGCGACGGCGCCCGCGACAACACTTTCGCCAAACTCGATGATGTTAATTTAAAAAGCATCGTCGATATAAACGCCAAGCACCGCTTGACCTTGCGCGGCGACTTTTATCAGGAAGATTCGCAATCCACCTTCGGTTTGACCGAGGCGGAGTACCGTAGCTTCGGCTCGCGCTACAACCCGTTCAAAAACGACCGTTTTACTACTAACCGCTGGGCGGCGTCGGCGACGCACGAATACAGTTTCAATACCGATGCAACGCTGGAAACCAGTTTTTATTGGTCCGGATTTCACCGCGATTGGTGGCGGCAGGAAAATCAGCAGCCGACTGACGTCGTGGGCTGCGGCACGGCGTTTCGTAGTGCGCGGATGAACGGCGAGGCCGTTAATGTCGATACCGATTGCCCGTGGGTGCGGGGTCGCTTGCGCGATTACGAAACCTGGGGCGTCGCCCCGACTCTTCACGCCAAACATGACTTATTCGGCGTAGAGAGTCAGCTGGACGCCGGGTTTCGCGCCCATATGGAGACTCAATACCGGCGCACCGAGGAAGGCACTTCGGGTACTGCCCGTAGCGGCACGCGCAGCGAATTTCAGGAGCGCTTCGCCGAGGCCTATTCCGGTTTCGTGCAGAACAAATTCATCTGGCGCAACTGGACCGCGACGCCCGGCGTGCGGGTCGAGTCGGTCGGTTACGAGCGCTTGAACAAGTTGAATGGCGCCCGAGGCGGTTCGTCGGTGACCGAGCCATTGCCGTCGTTTGCGATGACCTATTCGCCCATTGACGAAGCGACGCTGTTTTTCGGCGTACACAGAGGATTTGCGCCGCAACGGGTCGAGGATACTATCGGTGCCGACGGCAACAGCGTGGAAATCGACGCCGAGAAAAGCTGGAATTTCGAGTTTGGCGTCCGCGGTCGTCCGCTGCTCGGCGTCAAAAGCGAGTTGGCCTTGTTCCATCACGATTTTCAGGTGCTCACCGCGCTGGGTACGGTAGGCGGCAACGATTCTCCGGTTGCCCAGGGTTCGGCCTTGTTCGAAGGTGTGGAGTTTTTCAATCGTGTCGATCTGGGCGATGTGTTTGGCTGGAACCACAATCCCTATTTGCAGATTGCTTATACCTGGCTGCCGACCGCTGAATCGACATCGGCGTTCCGTTGCATGTTGCGCTCCAACGGTACGCCGCAGCCGGAAAGCAGTTGCCCAAGCGGTAACGTCTACGGTTCTGCAACTGGCAAGCGTCTGCCGTATGCGCCGGAAAACCTGCTGACCGCTACCGTCGGCTATGCGCATCCCAGCGGCTTCGATGCGCATTTCGAAACGGTGTTCGTCGATCAACAATTCGGCGATTTCATGAATCTGCAAAGCGGTGCCCAACACCCCAACGGTGCCAGCAGCGTGGAAGCCCTGTCAGGCCAATACGGTAAAGTTAACGAATACATTGTGGTCAATTTCGCGACCTCTTACAAAGTGCAAAAAAACCTGACTTTGCACGTCTCGCTGAAAAACATGTTGGATAACGATTATCTGGTAGACCGGGTGCGCGGTATGTTGCCGGGCTCGCCAAGGCTGATGCAGGCCGGTATTAAATATGAATTTTGA